AGATCGGCTTCACTGCGAAGCGTCAGTTCGTTGCGAAAGGTCTCCAGGTTATCCCCACACTGATCTGCCAGCGAGCGGAGCACCCCCAACAACTCCTGCCGCTCAAGCGCGGTTGAAGCGGCCCACTGCGCCAACCGTTCCGTTAGCGTCCCTTCCGGGTGTTCGGCCAGATAAGCCAACAAGGCCTCCACTTCCGGCAGTTCTGCCAACAGCCGATGGCTCCGCTTCTGGTACGGAATGCCAGCCTGCCCTAGCACTTCCTGCAACTCGGCAGCCTGCGCTTCGGTACGGTACAGCACGGCCACATCTCCAAAAGTGTACGTGCGGTCCTCGCCGTCGGCCCGGGCGCTATCGAGCGCATAGAACGAGGTGCCTCCGATAAGCCGTTCAATCGTTTCCGCCACGAAAATGGCCTCCGATCGCTCGCTCGGGCAGGTAACCACTTCGACAGGCGCACCGCCGGGCCGCACCGCCACCAGCTCTCGATCAGGCACAAGCGACGCGTGCGCCATCATACGGGCGGCTGCCTCCAGGATTGTCTGCGAAGAACGATAATTTCGGCGGAGCACCACGCGTTGCGTAGCGGGATAATCGTCAGCAAACCGGAGGAAGCAGTGCACATCCCCTCCTCGGAAGCTGTAGATCGCCTGATCGGGATCGCCGATAACAAACAGCCGCGCATCGGTTTCCGGCGCCAGCAGTCGAAGCAACCGGTACTGGTTAGCGTCCACGTCCTGAAATTCATCCACAGCAATCCACCGAAAGCGTGCGCGGCAGGCGGCTGCTACGTCCGGATGGTTCTCCAGCAGTTGGACGGACAATCGAATCAGATCATCATAGTCCACGCAGCCAATTTCGCGCAGGGTGCGATCGTAGCCCTCCAGTACCTGCTCCAGGCGTTCGTCGCCGGGCTGACCTGTACGTTTTCGGTAGGAAAGACGGGCCAGCATACGCTGCGCCTGCGTCGCCGAAAGGCCCTGGGCTTCGAGCGCGGCACGTTGTTCGGCTTCGGTCGCCACGCGAAGGGGCTGCGGCAGTCCCAGTCGGTCGCCGTACGTTTGCAGCAGCTCCAGTCCGAGCCCGTGGAAGGTGGTTACGGTAACGCTTTCGGCCGCTTTGCCCAGCAGGGTGCTAAGGCGCCCGCGCATTTCATCGGCAGCCCGGCGCGTGAACGTGACGGCCAGACATTGTGCAGGATCGACGCCTTTTTCGCGTACCAGATAGGCCAGTCGATAGGTAAGCGTGCGTGTTTTACCCGTGCCAGGCCCGGCCACCACCAGCACGGGTCCCTCCGTGTGCGTCGCTGCAGCGCGCTGCTCGTCGTCCAGGCCAATCAGCAGTCCACCGGTCCCATTGGTCGGCGTTGTCTGGACAGACGGCGAAGTCGGCTTGCTCTTGGGTGGGGTTGAAGGGAGCACCGGCTCCGCCACCTTCGGTCGTTCTGGCTGCCGAGACGCCGGCGCTGGCAGGTCGAACAGCAGACCAACAGCCTGGCCCTGCGCCCGTTCCGCATCGGTAAACAGGCGAATGACGCCATAGGCCCCATCGTAGCCAGCTTCCCGAATGACCTCGCCAGCCCGCATGCGCCGGACGGCTTCGGCCAGCAGGGATCCCGCTCGGCGCTGCAAGTCCTCAAGCGGAACCTCGCGCAAAATGGTCAGCTCCGGCCCGAACGTTCGAAGCAACCGCTCATAGCGCTGCTGCACCGCCTTTGTGCCCGCCCCTTTGTTTTCGATCTCTGCGAGCACCTCTACCAGGGGGATCAGGCTTTCGAACGCCATAGGCCGCGCCGGAGGCGTCCCTTCAGGACGGTCGGCCAGCTCTTCGACGCGATGCAGCACCCCGACCGTCAGGGACCGGCCACAGACCGGACAGCGGCCGCCCAGCGCCCGCGTTTCGGCTGGCTCCAGGCGTACCCCACAGGCCCGATGACCGTCCAGGTGGTACTTCCCTTCCTCCGGGAAGAACTCAACCGTTCCGCCATAGCCCTGCCCGGTCTCCAGCGCCTGCTTGATCGCAAAATAGTCCAGCGCCGTATCAAACAAACAGGCTTCGCGTCCCAGCTTGGCAGGCGAGTGCGCATCCGAATTGGACACCAGCGTATAGCGATCCAGCGCCGAGAGCCGCCAGTTCATGGGCGGATCGGATGACAATCCGGTCTCGACGGCAAAAATGTGGTCGGCCAGGTCCCCGTAGCATTCTTCAATGGAATTGAAGCCCGATTTCGAGCCCAGCACCGAAAACCAGGGCGTCCAGATATGCGCGGGCACCAGGTAACAGCCTTCACCTGCTTCCAGCGTGATCTCGAGCAGATCCCGCGAGTCGAGTCCAAGGATTGGCCGGCCGTCCGCGGCCAGGTTGCCGATGCGTCCGAGCGCCTCCCGCAGCCGCTCCGCTTTTTCCAGGTCAGGCACATAGATAAGGTGGTGTACCTTTCGGACGCGCTCTCCTTTCTTATAGATGGTGGAGATTTCTACCTCCAGCATGAAGCGAACGGGGAAGGTCACCGGCACGCCGGCCTGGCGGCGCGCTTCGCGATCCAGGTCGTCGCGCAGGCGAAACAGGCCGGGTTCAGCGGGCACAAGCTTTTCGCGGATTTCGGCCATCCAGGCGGGATGGGTAAAGTCGCCGGTGGCCACCACGGCGATGCCTTTCCGGTAGGCCCAGAGGGCCAGATGCTCCAGATCAAGGTCGCGGCTAGTTGCCCGGGAATATTTTGAGTGCACGTGCAGATCGGCCAGAAACGGCATAGCCACAGCGGTCGGTTAAGCATCTGGCCCTAAATTAAGCGGCGCACCTGCTTGATGCCAGTACAAAATAAAAGAAGGCAGACTCTCGCATTCGCAAGAGAGCCTGCCTTCTTAAAATCAAGATATAGTTACCACGTTGACTATTTATCCCTCAAAACATGTAACCATGATTCTCTATTTTCAAAACAGTTGTACGCTTTATTTCTTCTCTTTTCGTCATTTGATGCTCCAGTTCCATGCAATTGTATGGCTTCTTATTGGATGAACCCTGAACGTAATAATGCACACAAACTGCGATTCCCTCAGCCTCCTTATCGATTTTTTCGCCAGAAAAGATAAATACTTTCATTTTACAAACCAGACAAGATGGACTGCTAATACATTAATTGATGCCCCGATTGCATGGATCAAAAACTTATCTGATTCACTCATTCTGATACATGCGCCATCGGGTAGTAGCTCCATCACGAACATCCCAGTTCAAGGGTTAAGCTGCTCAAAAAAAGAGAGCCGGTAGATCTCTACCGGCTCTCTTACAGAACAATGGCGGAGAGGGAGGGATTCGAACCCTCGGTACCGCTTTTGGCGGTACAGCGGTTTAGCAAACCGCCGGTTTCGACCGCTCACCCACCTCTCCGTGTCAGCGCAGTCGTGCTGTACGACTACCGAAAAATAACGTTCCCGGCCCGATTTTGCAATGTCAACCGCCGCCCTTTGCCAAAGCTTCAGCTCCGCTGGTGATCTCCAGGATTTCCTTCGTGATGGCATCCTGGCGGGCCCGGTTGTACTTGAGCCGAAGCTGGCGCAGCAGTTCTTCGGCGTTGGTGGTGGCGTTATCCATGGCCACCATGCGCGCTCCCTGCTCCGACGCGTACGACTCCAGCAGAATGCGCCAGATCTGATAGTTCAGGTAACGAGGCACAAGCGCCTCCAGGATTTCCTGAGGGCTTGGCTCAAAAATGTAATCCACCTGATAGCCTGGCTTGAGCTGGGGCCGCCGGCCCAGCTCCCGCTCCATAATCGGCGTCAGGAATCGCTCGGGCGGAATGGGTAGAAACGGCTCCACGATTCGGTTCTGCGCAATCGTGTTTCGGAATTCATTGTACACGATGCGCACCTCGTCCCACCGTCTTTCCAGATAGCCACCAACGATCTCCTCGGAAATCTGGCGGGCTACCTCGAACGTGAGCCGGTCAAAAAAGCCTTGCCGGCTTGCCACAATCTGGTAGTCGCGGCGGCGGAAGTAGTCGTAGCCTTTCCGTCCCACGCAGTAGAGGTAAAGCCGCCCGGCCTGCTGGAGCGCGGCGAACTCCTGCGCAATGGTTTGCTCGGTGAGCTTGATAATGTTTGCATTAAAGGCCCCTGCCAGTCCTCGATCGGCCGTTACGACCACCAGCAGGGCGGCCTGTCGCTCGGCACGGGGCTGAAACAACGGGTGGGTGCTGGGATCGACGTGTCCCTGCAGGTGGCTGATTACCTCGGCCAACTGGAAGGCGTAGGGGCGCGTCTGAAAGATCCGCTCCTGCGCTCGACGCAGCTTGGCCGCCGCTACCATCTTCATAGCGCGCGTGACCTGCTGCGTGCTTTTAACCGAGTTAATCCGGTTGCGAATGTCCCGAAGACTTGCCATGGCGTGCGCGCTGCTCAGGCCGGTTGCGTTTCTCCGCTCAGGTACACTTCGATGAGCGTTTCCGCCTCTTTGCGGAAGATTTCAGCCAGCTCATCGGTCAGGTTCCCCGTCTCAGCCAGCGCCTTCAACTGATCGGCGTGGCGCAGGCGCAGCCGTTCCAGGAATTCCCGTTCGAAGGGCCGCACCTTCTCGACGGGCAGCCGATCGAGCAATCCCTGCGTGGCCACGTAGATGATTGCAATCTGCTCTTCGACCGGCATGGGCTGATACTGGCCCTGCTTGAGCACTTCGACGAGCCGCTCGCCGCGCCGGAGTTGCCGCTGCGTGGCCGGGTCAAGGTCCGAACCGAACTTGGCGAAAGCCTCCAGCTCACGATACTGCGCCAGCTCAATGCGGAGCGTACCGGCCACCTTTTTCATCGCCTTAATCTGAGCGCTGCCGCCCACGCGGCTTACCGAGATTCCCACGTTAATGGCCGGTCGAATGCCCGCATTGAACAGGTTGGACTCCAGGTAGATCTGGCCGTCCGTAATAGAGATCACGTTTGTGGGAATGTAGGCCGACACGTCGCCCGCCTGCGTCTCAATCACGGGCAGCGCCGTCAGCGAGCCTCCTCCCTTGACCAGGTGTTTGATGGAAGGCGGCAGGTTGTTCATCTGGCGGGCCACTTCATCGTTGCTGATGATTTTGGCGGCCCGTTCCAGCAGACGGCTGTGCAGGTAGAAGATGTCACCCGGATAGGCTTCGCGTCCGGGCGGACGCCGCAGCAGCAGCGATACTTCGCGATAAGCCACAGCCTGCTTCGAGAGGTCGTCATAGACGACCAGCGCGTGGCGTCCCGTATCCCGGAAGAATTCGCCAATGCAGGCTCCTGCAAACGGCGCGATAAACTGCATGGGCGCCGGTGCTGAAGCCGGAGCATTTATCACAACCGTGTATTCCATCGCCCCGTGCTCCTCAAGCGCCCGCACAACCTGCGCCACGGTCGAGGCCTTCTGGCCAACGGCCACATAAATGCAGTAAACCGGCTTGTCTGTCTGGTGGGTGTATTTCTGATTGATAATGGTATCGACCAGAATAGCCGTTTTACCGGTCTGGCGGTCGCCAATGATCAGCTCACGCTGGCCGCGACCGATCGGAATCATCGAGTCGATCGCTTTGATCCCCGTCTGCAGGGGCTCCCGTACGGGTTCGCGATAAATGACCCCCGGCGCTTTGCGTTCGAGGGGCATTTCGTATTTCTCCCCTCCGATCGGCCCTTTCCCGTCAAGAGGATTCCCCAGGGGGTCAATCACGCGGCCCAGCATCTCTTCAGAGACCAGGATCGAAGCCACGCGGCGCGTCCGACGCGCTTCATCGCCTTCTTTGACCAGGTCCACCTCTCCGAACAGCACGACGCCCACGTTATCCTCTTCTAGGTTGAGCGCCATACCCGTGACTCCGCTTCGCGGAAACTCAATCAGCTCGCCGGCACCGACGCCGCGCAGTCCATAAATGCGGGCGATGCCGTCGCCCACCTGCAATACGGTGCCCACCTCATACACGTCGGCTTCTGCCTCAAAGCCGCCCAACTCCCGTCGGAGCACCTCTGTAATTTCGTCCGGTCGAATTGCCGTTGCCATGGCTCTATAGAGTTCTCACGATTGGTTGCTGCCATTCCCCAACGTTACGCTGCGCCGCAGGCGTTCCCGGAGCGCTGTCAGTTGCTGACGCACGCTGCCGTCATAGACCGTATCACCTACCCGAACCACCACGCCGCCAATCAAAGAAGGATCCTGCTGCAACCGCAGCCGAATCTTTTTTCCGGTCAGCCGCTCCAGCTTGGCGACCAGGGGTTGCGCACCGGCTTCGTCCAGAGGAAAAGCGGTCCGCACCTGCGCTTCTATAATCCCCTGTTCCTCGTCCTGCAATGCCCGGTAAGCGGCTACAACAGCCGGCAGCAGCGACTCGCGCTCTTTTTCTACCAGCAGCTCTAAAAAGCGGACTGTCAGCGGCTGCAGGCGCCCGGCAAAAAGCGTCTCAATAATCTTTTTTTTCTTCTCCCGTGGAATCACAGGACTTTCAAACACCCGGGCCAGCTCTCGCGAGGTGGTGAAGCTTTCGTGCAGGACGGCCACATCGGCGTCGATTGCTTCCGCCTGGCCGCGCGCCCGTGCTTCCTCAAACAGGGCCCGGGCATATCGTCGGGCTACCGGATGGCTGATTCCCTGCATGACGCTTCAGTTTTTGTTGGCCGGAAGCGACTCCAGGAAGCGCGCCACCAGACGCCGCTGCCGCTCGGCATCCAGACTTTCCCGCAGGATCTTTTCGGCGGCCTGAATGGCCAGGTCGGCGACCACGGCCCGCAACTCGTCAAGCGCTCCTTGCTTCTCGCGTTCAATCTCGGCCCGAGCCTGCGCCTGCATTTGCTGAATCTGCTCACGGGTCTGCTGCAACTGTTCCTGTCGCAGCCGCTCGGCCTCTTCGCGCGCCTCACGCAATATGCGCTGCGCTTCCTGCTCCGCTTCCCGACGAATCCGCTCATTTTCTGCCTGAATCTGCCGGGCCTCTGCCAGCGCGCGCTCTGCCCGCCGCAGAGACGCATCAATGCTTTCCTCCCGTTCCTGCAACGCTTGCAGGATCGGCTTCCACGCAAACTTATAGAGCAGGAAGAGCAGCAGCAAAAACGTCAGGCTCTTCCAGACAATCAGGCCTGGTTCTACTGAAACCAGATTGGCTGCCAGAATCCAATACATGTCTCCCTGAAATCTTTATCCCACAGGCACGCAAGTCATACCCCTGGAGAGGCAATGCTCCGTTGCCTCTCCAGGGGCAGCCCGAAAAAGGCTCCCCTGTCGAACCCCTTACTTGAGGGCCAGCAGGATGCAGATCACCAGACCGAACAGCGCCACTCCCTCGATCAGGGCAGCCGCAATAATCATCGAGGTCCGGATATCCCCGGAGGCTTCAGGCTGGCGGGCCGAGCCCTCCATGGCCGAAGCAGCCAGTCGCCCGATGCCCACGCCAGCTCCAATGGCCACAATACCCGCCCCAATACCGGCGGCAAGGAATGCCAGAGCAGTTGGTTCCATAGCGCTTTGTGTATTTTGTTTTTACTTAAGGGTTTAACAATACAGGGGTTGATTACGGTCATGTACCAGTAGATTGCGCTGCTGTCGGCACGGCATGCACCACCGAGGCCGTTGCCGGCTCCTCTTCCGGTTCATGAGCCTCATGATCATGCTCATGCTCCGCTACCGACATGCCAATAAACAACGCCGACAGCAGGGTAAAGACGTATGCCTGAATAAAAGCTACCAGGAGCTTAATTACCGAGATAAACAGGGTCAGCAGCACGCTGGGGAGCACCGTCAACCAGGCAGCCAACGCTCCGAAAAACGCGTTGATCATAAATATCAACCCGATCAAGCTCAAAATCACCAGCGTACCGGCCGACATATTCGCAAACAAACGAATGGCCAGCGCCGCATGCCGCGTAAAGAGCCCCATCAGCTCTACGGGTATCAGGATGGGCTTCACAAAGACCGGCACGCCCGGCGGCCAGAAAATGTGCTTCCAGTGATCCTTGGAGGCGTAAATGGTGCCAATCACAAAGGTAAACAGGGCCAGCACTCCAGTTACCGCCAGATTAGAGGTAGCTGCGCCCAGATTAGGCACCAGTCCGAGCAGATTGCTGAACAGGATGAAAAAGAAAGCTGTCAGCAGATATGGCAAAAATCGGTCAGCCTTCTTTCCGATGTTGGGGCGAGCAATTTCATCCCGCACAAAGACAATAAACACCTCCGCCAGATTTTGCCAGAGGCCTCGGGGAGCTGTGGTGCGGCCAATACCCTGCCGATAGCGCCGCGCTACCGGAATGAAAAAGGCCAGCACCAGCAAAGCAGCGATCAGTCCAAAGACGTAATGGCGCGTGATGGACAGATCCAGCACCAACTCTCCCTCCCGAGGGGAGAGCTTAGCGTAGAGATGTTGATGCGCAGCGATCAGTTCTTCCAGTTCAGCAGGCGATGCATAACGATGCCCCTCATAGTCGGCAACGTAGCGCCCAGAACGCAAGGCCGAGGCCGTGCTGCCAAAAACGTCCAGTCCCCACGATCCTTCGGCGGTGCGCACCAGAAAAAGCCGAGGAAGCTCAATCGTAACGACAGGCTCCAGCGCTACGTAGTAGCCATCGGCCGTGTGGTGAATGAGCACTTCACTGATATGCGCACTGTCCTCACCTCCTTCAGCAGCCAGGAGCGGCCGCGGCCCTAAACTCCACCAGGCAATTACGAGCCACAGCCCGGTGCGGTACCATCTGCTGTGCGAAAAGCGCGTGCGGTTACCCATGCGTTTGTTGCAAAGCCGTTCGATGCCAGCTCCAGATTTCCAGAACCAATCCCAGCACAAACACACCGCCAAATCCCCCTACTAGGGCTGCCGTGTGCAACGCCAGCACCTTGATGCACACAGCCAGCACCACCAGAGCGCCGATCATTCGCACCAGCATGCCTCCAATGACCCACCGCACAAAGCGCGACATGGACCAATGCCACGCCCTGCGAACGCCCCAGAGTCCAACGCCGGTGTATCCTCCCCCCAATCCCACTCCCACCATCAGACTGATCCAGATGTCTTCCATGCTGACGCCCGGCCGATAACCCGGGATGATCGACGCGCGCCTGGAACGCAAAAACTAAAACGAAAGACCCCGCCTGTTGGCCCCAACGCAATGAATTCTGAATAAATAGCGGTTTTATTTTCCGTGAGACGTATCGCGCGGGCGCCGCCGCCTCTGCTGTTGCAACCGTACATTGACCTGCCAGAGCTTGGCCACAACGGCCACCAGCCCCAGCACAGCACCTACCAGAGTAAGCCAGGGCAACGTCCTCAACCAGCGATCCAACACGTATCCGCCCAGCACAAAAAACGCCATGCCCAACGCCAACTGAAGCCCCAGTCCCAGATAAGGCCCCAGGGCCCGAAGCGCTTCTTGCATGGAAGCACCGACGCCGGTGGACTTTTTTCGCGCCTTCATGTTCCAGCGGCCGGCTCGGCGTCCGCTTTCTTCGCCCGGGCAGCTTCTCGGACAGGCGCAGCCGCCTTCTTGTCCGTAGGAGGCGTTGCTTTTGTCTCAATAACCCGGTCAACCTTCCCCATGCGGCACTCGCCGTCGAAAACCGCACCGGCCTCTACCACCAGGCGTCCGGTCTGAATGCGCCCTTCTACCTGCGCCGTTTCCTTGAGCAGCAACGTCTCCTCAATAACCAGATCGCCCTGCACCCGCCCGGCAATGTCGGCGCTGCTGGCATACAGCTCCCCTTCAAGAATACCTTCTGCCGCGATAATGGCTTTTCCCTGCACGTGCAGGGTACCAATTACCCGACCACTGATGCGGATGTCGTGAGGCGTCCGAAGCGTGCCTTCGAAAACCGTGCCTTCCCCCACCAGATTCAACTGGTTGGGAGCCGTCGTTCCTGTTGCGCGGCTCATGTTTGCCTCCTTCGCTTTACCTTTGAAGAGAGCCATGATGTCTACCGGATAACAAAATAGTTCAACGGATCCTGTGCCAGTCCATGACGCCAGAGCTCAAAGTGCAGGTGGGGACCGGTGGTAATCTCGCCCGTATTGCCGCTCAATGCAATAGCTTCCCGGTCCCGAACTCGATCCCCTACCTGTTTGAGCAAGCGCTGATTGTGCTTGTAGAGCGAAACGTAGCCATCGGCATGCTGCACAATAATGACAAAACCTCCCGCCTGCGTCCAATCGGCAAAAATCACGTAACCGCTCCCAATGGACCGTACCACCGTGCCCGCTTCCACCGCGAGATCAATGCCATAGTGCCCGCTCCGCGCATCAAACCCCCGGGTCATAAAGCCCGCTACGGGTGGCAACACGGGAAACTGCAATTGCAACAGCGGATCGCTGCGCAGCACAGCGGGCTGCACGCGCTGCGTGGCCGGAGCAATCAGTTCCATCACGGGAAGCGCCGGGGGCTGATGCTCCTGCCAGTTTTCTGAAACAGGGGTGGCTTCAGGCAACATGACTCCGGTTTCACCGGGCGACTCCTGCCTCACCCGCCCTTCCTCGGACGGCACGATCTCTCCCAGAATGAGCTGGCGCAAACGCGCAATGTACTGCTGCTGCACGGCCAGCGAATCCTCCAGCGCCGCTACTCGCAAACTACTCAGCCGCGCCCGCTGCCGCATCTCCTCTGTCGCCACCCCCGGAAACAACTCCCGAAGCGGCGTCAGAAGCACCAGCGCCACGAGCAAAACGGCCAGCAGCACGGCGCTGCCGCCCAGCAATGCCAGCAAGTGCACAGGACGCAGCGTGAAAGGGGCAGGCGTGCCGGCATAGGCATCCTCTACAACAAGCACCACGACCTCCTCATCCCAGTGCCCCAATAACTTCCGCAAGAAAGCCCACATGATTCAGGTTTTAGGTTTTTTCGAAACCTGCCTGCAACAAACCAAAAGCTAGGCCGTTTTATCGCGCTTGCAACCGGATTGATTTTCCTGCAACAGTCCCGCTATTGAACCTGACCGAAGACTCATGGCACACCATAAGTCGGCAATCAAGCGCATCCGTCAGAATGCCAAGCGGCGGGCTCGCAATCGATACTACCGGAGCTGGATGCGCACCATGATTAAAAAAGTACGGGCAGCCCGGTCGCGCGACGAAGCCCTGCCTCTACTCAACCAGACCAAAAGCCTGCTGGATCGTCTCGTGGTTAAGGGCATTATACACAAAAACAAAGCCGCAAACTACAAGCGCAAGCTGGAAAAGTACGTGAACCAACTGGCCTAACATAACCCATCTGCAGGGCCTCAGAAAAAGCCTGTCTGTTTAGGCAGGCTTTTTTTACAA
The nucleotide sequence above comes from Rhodothermus profundi. Encoded proteins:
- a CDS encoding UvrD-helicase domain-containing protein; amino-acid sequence: MPFLADLHVHSKYSRATSRDLDLEHLALWAYRKGIAVVATGDFTHPAWMAEIREKLVPAEPGLFRLRDDLDREARRQAGVPVTFPVRFMLEVEISTIYKKGERVRKVHHLIYVPDLEKAERLREALGRIGNLAADGRPILGLDSRDLLEITLEAGEGCYLVPAHIWTPWFSVLGSKSGFNSIEECYGDLADHIFAVETGLSSDPPMNWRLSALDRYTLVSNSDAHSPAKLGREACLFDTALDYFAIKQALETGQGYGGTVEFFPEEGKYHLDGHRACGVRLEPAETRALGGRCPVCGRSLTVGVLHRVEELADRPEGTPPARPMAFESLIPLVEVLAEIENKGAGTKAVQQRYERLLRTFGPELTILREVPLEDLQRRAGSLLAEAVRRMRAGEVIREAGYDGAYGVIRLFTDAERAQGQAVGLLFDLPAPASRQPERPKVAEPVLPSTPPKSKPTSPSVQTTPTNGTGGLLIGLDDEQRAAATHTEGPVLVVAGPGTGKTRTLTYRLAYLVREKGVDPAQCLAVTFTRRAADEMRGRLSTLLGKAAESVTVTTFHGLGLELLQTYGDRLGLPQPLRVATEAEQRAALEAQGLSATQAQRMLARLSYRKRTGQPGDERLEQVLEGYDRTLREIGCVDYDDLIRLSVQLLENHPDVAAACRARFRWIAVDEFQDVDANQYRLLRLLAPETDARLFVIGDPDQAIYSFRGGDVHCFLRFADDYPATQRVVLRRNYRSSQTILEAAARMMAHASLVPDRELVAVRPGGAPVEVVTCPSERSEAIFVAETIERLIGGTSFYALDSARADGEDRTYTFGDVAVLYRTEAQAAELQEVLGQAGIPYQKRSHRLLAELPEVEALLAYLAEHPEGTLTERLAQWAASTALERQELLGVLRSLADQCGDNLETFRNELTLRSEADLWDARAEGVALLTLHAAKGLEFRIVFIVGCEEGLLPLTYDGRVDPAHEAEERRLFFVGMTRAQEQLFLTHAQRRRWMGRMRTPRPSRFLADLPMHVVRQKTHAVRRAAVGGRQLELF
- the atpG gene encoding ATP synthase F1 subunit gamma, which gives rise to MASLRDIRNRINSVKSTQQVTRAMKMVAAAKLRRAQERIFQTRPYAFQLAEVISHLQGHVDPSTHPLFQPRAERQAALLVVVTADRGLAGAFNANIIKLTEQTIAQEFAALQQAGRLYLYCVGRKGYDYFRRRDYQIVASRQGFFDRLTFEVARQISEEIVGGYLERRWDEVRIVYNEFRNTIAQNRIVEPFLPIPPERFLTPIMERELGRRPQLKPGYQVDYIFEPSPQEILEALVPRYLNYQIWRILLESYASEQGARMVAMDNATTNAEELLRQLRLKYNRARQDAITKEILEITSGAEALAKGGG
- the atpA gene encoding F0F1 ATP synthase subunit alpha — translated: MATAIRPDEITEVLRRELGGFEAEADVYEVGTVLQVGDGIARIYGLRGVGAGELIEFPRSGVTGMALNLEEDNVGVVLFGEVDLVKEGDEARRTRRVASILVSEEMLGRVIDPLGNPLDGKGPIGGEKYEMPLERKAPGVIYREPVREPLQTGIKAIDSMIPIGRGQRELIIGDRQTGKTAILVDTIINQKYTHQTDKPVYCIYVAVGQKASTVAQVVRALEEHGAMEYTVVINAPASAPAPMQFIAPFAGACIGEFFRDTGRHALVVYDDLSKQAVAYREVSLLLRRPPGREAYPGDIFYLHSRLLERAAKIISNDEVARQMNNLPPSIKHLVKGGGSLTALPVIETQAGDVSAYIPTNVISITDGQIYLESNLFNAGIRPAINVGISVSRVGGSAQIKAMKKVAGTLRIELAQYRELEAFAKFGSDLDPATQRQLRRGERLVEVLKQGQYQPMPVEEQIAIIYVATQGLLDRLPVEKVRPFEREFLERLRLRHADQLKALAETGNLTDELAEIFRKEAETLIEVYLSGETQPA
- the atpH gene encoding ATP synthase F1 subunit delta; translated protein: MQGISHPVARRYARALFEEARARGQAEAIDADVAVLHESFTTSRELARVFESPVIPREKKKKIIETLFAGRLQPLTVRFLELLVEKERESLLPAVVAAYRALQDEEQGIIEAQVRTAFPLDEAGAQPLVAKLERLTGKKIRLRLQQDPSLIGGVVVRVGDTVYDGSVRQQLTALRERLRRSVTLGNGSNQS
- the atpF gene encoding F0F1 ATP synthase subunit B, with the protein product MYWILAANLVSVEPGLIVWKSLTFLLLLFLLYKFAWKPILQALQEREESIDASLRRAERALAEARQIQAENERIRREAEQEAQRILREAREEAERLRQEQLQQTREQIQQMQAQARAEIEREKQGALDELRAVVADLAIQAAEKILRESLDAERQRRLVARFLESLPANKN
- the atpE gene encoding ATP synthase F0 subunit C, which translates into the protein MEPTALAFLAAGIGAGIVAIGAGVGIGRLAASAMEGSARQPEASGDIRTSMIIAAALIEGVALFGLVICILLALK
- the atpB gene encoding F0F1 ATP synthase subunit A, coding for MGNRTRFSHSRWYRTGLWLVIAWWSLGPRPLLAAEGGEDSAHISEVLIHHTADGYYVALEPVVTIELPRLFLVRTAEGSWGLDVFGSTASALRSGRYVADYEGHRYASPAELEELIAAHQHLYAKLSPREGELVLDLSITRHYVFGLIAALLVLAFFIPVARRYRQGIGRTTAPRGLWQNLAEVFIVFVRDEIARPNIGKKADRFLPYLLTAFFFILFSNLLGLVPNLGAATSNLAVTGVLALFTFVIGTIYASKDHWKHIFWPPGVPVFVKPILIPVELMGLFTRHAALAIRLFANMSAGTLVILSLIGLIFMINAFFGALAAWLTVLPSVLLTLFISVIKLLVAFIQAYVFTLLSALFIGMSVAEHEHDHEAHEPEEEPATASVVHAVPTAAQSTGT
- a CDS encoding AtpZ/AtpI family protein — encoded protein: MKARKKSTGVGASMQEALRALGPYLGLGLQLALGMAFFVLGGYVLDRWLRTLPWLTLVGAVLGLVAVVAKLWQVNVRLQQQRRRRPRDTSHGK
- a CDS encoding bactofilin family protein yields the protein MSRATGTTAPNQLNLVGEGTVFEGTLRTPHDIRISGRVIGTLHVQGKAIIAAEGILEGELYASSADIAGRVQGDLVIEETLLLKETAQVEGRIQTGRLVVEAGAVFDGECRMGKVDRVIETKATPPTDKKAAAPVREAARAKKADAEPAAGT
- a CDS encoding M23 family metallopeptidase encodes the protein MWAFLRKLLGHWDEEVVVLVVEDAYAGTPAPFTLRPVHLLALLGGSAVLLAVLLVALVLLTPLRELFPGVATEEMRQRARLSSLRVAALEDSLAVQQQYIARLRQLILGEIVPSEEGRVRQESPGETGVMLPEATPVSENWQEHQPPALPVMELIAPATQRVQPAVLRSDPLLQLQFPVLPPVAGFMTRGFDARSGHYGIDLAVEAGTVVRSIGSGYVIFADWTQAGGFVIIVQHADGYVSLYKHNQRLLKQVGDRVRDREAIALSGNTGEITTGPHLHFELWRHGLAQDPLNYFVIR
- the rpsT gene encoding 30S ribosomal protein S20 — protein: MAHHKSAIKRIRQNAKRRARNRYYRSWMRTMIKKVRAARSRDEALPLLNQTKSLLDRLVVKGIIHKNKAANYKRKLEKYVNQLA